The following are from one region of the Muntiacus reevesi chromosome 3, mMunRee1.1, whole genome shotgun sequence genome:
- the LUZP1 gene encoding leucine zipper protein 1: MAEFTSYKDTASSRHLRFKLQSLSRRLDELEEATKNLQKAEDELLDLQDKVIQAEGSNSSMLAEIEVLRQRVLRIEGKDEEIKRAEDLCQLMKEKLEEEENLTRELKSEIERLQKRMAELEKLEEAFSRSKNDCTQLCLSLNEERNLTKKISSELEMLRVKVKELESSEDRLDKTEQGLVSELEKLKSLTLSFVSERKHWNEKEKENEKLIKELTQKLEQNKKMNRDYARNASNLLERNDLRIEDGISSTLPSKESRRKGALDYLKQAENETRNKSENEKNRNQEDNKVKDLNQEIEKLKTQIKHFESLEEELKKMRAKNNDLQDNYLSEQNKNKLLASQLEEIKLQIKKQKELENGEVEGEDAFLSSRGRHERTKLRGHGNEASMKHTARELSPQHKRERHRNRELALNNENPLNNRQVSSPSFTSRRAAKASHAGPGADSGAQETRRAEDRFMSGSSQSEGKKSREQPSVLSRYPPAAQEHSKVWKGAPKPGAESGLKGKVEKATRTFSDNTHGSVSNDVLGRGDKASDTSTEAPFGKRGHVPGSGSQTTQAADAGSSKAIGALATSRRSSSEGLSKGKKAASGLEADTSFPSSKTPPLSKYPYSSRSQENILQGFSTPSKEGAEQPVAVVMEDSSQHEGLRCRVTKPSGREKPDSDDDMDVVSLVTAKLVNTTITPEPEPPQQPHAREKAKSRGAVRASLFENDKDVGTENESGKAVRASANAMELPEANGPGAKSQRPFSPREALRSRAIIKPVIIDKDVKKIMGGSGTEAALEKQKSASRPGPNKVTSSITIYPSDSGSPRAAPGEAPRERHTSTGNIQVGLLEPAPASNHVSAPFELSIHKHDITLQFSEAERTGDGSPKNRPETVVSRSSIIIKPSDPVERSSHAPTAETIRWKSHSAPSEAGASDARHVTVRNAWKSRRDVNSSEDSPGRVGKHAESPNLHTQRSSTDCSDFEQPSSYLSEQGTRRSGTSGDAPELACRRTHSSLTVSEVFTRRSRAGDAVPAEAWNHSAGAEEGDCTLSIYRRLHNSLERSELSVKQGPLEPGRTRAEERLRPTRPCAEDN, encoded by the exons ATGGCTGAGTTTACAAGCTACAAAGACACTGCTTCCAGCCGCCACCTGCGGTTCAAGTTACAGAGTCTAAGCCGCCGCCTTGATGAGTTGGAGGAAGCCACAAAAAACCTccagaaggcagaggatgagctcCTGGACCTCCAGGACAAGGTGATTCAGGCGGAAGGCAGCAACTCCAGCATGTTAGCTGAGATTGAAGTGCTGCGCCAGCGAGTGCTGAGGATTGAAGGcaaagatgaggaaatcaagaGAGCAGAGGACCTCTGTCAGCTGATGAAGGAGAAGCTTGAGGAGGAGGAGAACCTTACCCGGGAGCTGAAATCTGAGATTGAGCGGCTTCAGAAACGGATGGCGGAACTGGAGAAGCTAGAGGAGGCCTTCAGCAGGAGTAAGAATGACTGCACCCAGCTCTGTCTGAGCCTGAACGAGGAGAGAAACCTGACGAAGAAGATCTCCTCGGAGCTGGAGATGCTCCGGGTCAAAGTGAAAGAACTGGAGTCTTCCGAGGACCGGCTGGATAAGACCGAGCAGGGTTTAGTGTCCGAGTTAGAGAAGCTGAAGTCACTCACTCTGAGCTTCGTCAGCGAGAGGAAACACTGGaatgaaaaggagaaggaaaacgAGAAACTCATAAAAGAGCTTACTCAGAAATTAGAGCAGAACAAAAAAATGAACCGGGATTACGCCAGGAATGCTTCTAATCTTCTGGAGAGGAACGACCTGCGGATTGAAGATGGAATCTCTTCCACACTGCCGTCCAAAGAATCAAGAAGGAAGGGCGCTCTGGACTATCTGAAGCAGGCCGAGAATGAAACAAGAAACAagtcagaaaatgaaaagaaccgAAATCAGGAAGACAACAAAGTAAAAGATCTTAACCAAGAGATTGAGAAACTTAAGACACAGATCAAACATTTTGAATCTTTGGAGGAAGAGCTTAAGAAAATGAGGGCCAAAAATAATGATCTTCAGGATAATTACCtaagtgaacaaaataaaaacaaactcttaGCCAGCCAGCTGGAGGAGATAAAGCTACaaatcaagaaacagaaagaattaGAGAACggggaggtggaaggggaagaTGCTTTCCTCTCCAGCAGAGGCAGGCATGAGAGGACTAAGCTTAGAGGCCATGGGAATGAGGCATCAATGAAGCACACGGCCCGGGAACTGTCCCCTCAGCATAAGCGGGAAAGGCACCGGAACAGGGAATTGGCTCTCAACAATGAAAACCCTCTGAACAACAGGCAGGTTTCCTCTCCCAGCTTTACCAGCAGGAGGGCAGCCAAAGCTTCCCACGCAGGGCCAGGTGCAGACAGTGGGGCTCAGGAGACGAGGAGAGCTGAAGATCGATTCATGTCTGGCTCCTCGCAGAGCGAAGGGAAGAAGTCCAGGGAGCAGCCGTCGGTGCTCAGCCGCTACCCACCAGCCGCTCAGGAGCACAGTAAGGTCTGGAAGGGCGCTCCCAAGCCAGGTGCTGAGAGTGGGTTGAAGGGAAAAGTAGAGAAGGCAACGCGAACGTTTAGTGATAACACCCATGGATCTGTTTCCAATGACGTGTTGGGGAGAGGTGACAAGGCTTCTGACACCTCCACTGAGGCCCCCTTTGGCAAGAGGGGGCATGTGCCTGGCAGTGGAAGTCAAACAACTCAGGCTGCAGATGCTGGCAGCTCTAAAGCCATTGGAGCCCTGGCCACATCTCGACGATCTTCCTCAGAAGGGCTCTCTAAGGGGAAAAAGGCCGCCAGTGGCCTGGAGGCTGATACCAGTTTCCCCAGTTCCAAGACTCCACCTCTATCAAAGTATCCGTATAGCTCCAGGAGCCAAGAGAACATCCTTCAGGGCTTTTCAACCCCAAGTAAAGAAGGAGCTGAACAACCTGTGGCAGTTGTGATGGAAGACAGCAGTCAGCACGAGGGCCTGAGGTGTCGGGTCACCAAGCCCAGTGGCAGAGAGAAGCCAGACTCGGACGACGACATGGACGTGGTGTCTCTTGTTACTGCCAAGTTGGTGAACACGACCATCACTCCAGAGCCGGAACCCCCGCAGCAGCCCCACGCGAGAGAAAAGGCCAAATCCCGGGGGGCGGTTAGAGCCTCCCTGTTTGAGAATGATAAAGACGTGGGAACAGAAAATGAATCTGGGAAAGCTGTCAGAGCCTCCGCCAATGCCATGGAGCTCCCAGAGGCCAATGGCCCCGGGGCAAAAAGCCAGCGGCCCTTCAGCCCCAGAGAGGCCTTGCGGTCTAGAGCCATCATCAAACCTGTCATCATTGATAAGGATGTGAAAAAAATCATGGGAGGATCCGGAACTGAGGCCgcattagaaaaacagaaatctgCTTCCAGACCAGGGCCAAACAAAGTCACCAGCAGCATAACTATCTACCCCTCGGACAGTGGCAGCCCGAGAGCCGCTCCGGGCGAGGCCCCGCGGGAGAGGCACACGTCCACCGGCAACATCCAGGTCGGGCTGCTGGAGCCCGCCCCGGCGAGCAACCATGTCAGCGCCCCCTTTGAGCTCTCCATCCACAAACATGACATCACCCTGCAGTTCAGCGAAGCGGAGAGGACGGGAGATGGGTCCCCGAAGAACAGGCCGGAAACTGTGGTCTCTCGGAGCAGCATTATCATCAAGCCGTCGGACCCCGTGGAGAGGAGCAGCCATGCGCCCACAGCGGAGACGATCAGGTGGAAGAGCCACAGTGCGCCTTCAGAAGCGGGCGCTTCGGATGCCAGACACGTCACTGTGCGCAACGCCTGGAAGAGCAGGCGAGACGTGAACTCTTCAGAAGACTCCCCAGGTCGAGTAGGTAAACACGCGGAGTCTCCCAACCTCCACACCCAGAGATCGTCCACAGACTGTTCAGACTTTGAGCAGCCCAGCTCGTACCTTTCTGAGCAGGGCACTCGAAGGAGCGGCACCTCCGGGGATGCCCCCGAGCTCGCCTGCAGAAGGACCCACAGCAGCCTCACCGTGTCGGAGGTGTTCACGCGGCGGAGTCGGGCAGGGGACGCCGTCCCAGCTGAGGCCTGGAACCACTCGGCGGGCGCG GAGGAAGGGGACTGCACCCTCAGCATCTACAGGCGACTGCACAACTCCCTCGAGAGGTCCGAACTGTCCGTGAAGCAGGGGCCACTGGAGCCCGGGCGCACGCGGGCTGAGGAGCGGTTGCGGCCCACCAGGCCCTGTGCCGAGGACAACTGA